One Rubritalea squalenifaciens DSM 18772 genomic region harbors:
- a CDS encoding LamG domain-containing protein: MVTPTLLANAPIGKGLKVYWSMDRNGAALSRLDGHLNAEVCNGAHISKKGGVLGGALLLDKSKDQYALVGGSVLDDYSKSHAVSLWLKPASLPEHGSARRDFILESTKTAEPSAVKAYHLSLGFRASKTDPNKVNLELHTYILAQSEDPKVASKAIHQGPFVCDLDRVIFNSWTHVVMCFDSKSLELYVDGALVAHHDLETSGAAVKIGGLVIGGHRAGSGRNFDGLIDEICVWGRALTQLEIQTLYGGGIPDPLVVRP, from the coding sequence ATGGTTACACCAACTTTGTTGGCCAATGCTCCGATTGGTAAAGGTCTGAAGGTTTACTGGTCCATGGATCGGAACGGCGCAGCTTTGTCGAGGCTTGATGGGCATTTGAATGCAGAGGTTTGTAATGGCGCTCATATCTCAAAAAAAGGTGGCGTGCTGGGCGGTGCTCTGTTGCTAGATAAGAGTAAAGATCAATACGCGCTAGTGGGTGGGAGTGTCTTGGATGATTACTCAAAGTCGCATGCGGTCTCGCTCTGGCTAAAGCCGGCGAGCCTCCCGGAACATGGCTCGGCTCGAAGAGATTTTATTTTGGAAAGTACCAAGACGGCTGAACCTTCTGCTGTTAAGGCGTACCATTTGTCGCTTGGATTTAGAGCCAGTAAGACCGATCCAAATAAAGTAAACTTGGAATTACACACCTACATTTTGGCTCAGTCTGAGGATCCGAAAGTGGCTTCCAAAGCGATACACCAAGGGCCGTTTGTTTGTGACTTGGACCGCGTGATCTTTAATTCCTGGACTCATGTCGTGATGTGCTTCGATTCAAAAAGTCTGGAGCTGTACGTAGATGGAGCACTTGTCGCTCATCATGATCTAGAGACGTCCGGAGCTGCTGTAAAAATTGGTGGTCTGGTGATAGGAGGTCATCGTGCCGGCTCTGGCCGGAATTTTGACGGCTTGATCGATGAAATTTGTGTTTGGGGAAGAGCATTAACTCAGCTGGAAATACAAACGCTTTACGGTGGAGGTATTCCTGACCCCCTCGTGGTCAGACCATAG
- the phnY gene encoding phosphonoacetaldehyde dehydrogenase → MNLPSYIAGEAVHSDQKLEVYYPWDNSLTGTVSKISRADLERAITTALEGQKNPLSRYDRHAILRKAAQLMAENREEMAKVICRETGLCMRETRYETGRTSDVLEFAAAAALEDDGQVFSCDISPQGKNRKIVTFRQPLQLVSAITPFNHPLNQVAHKVAPAIAAGAPMILKPSEKTPLTAIRFAEIMYEAGLPGWMLSVFVGDLDEIVQPMITDDRVELVSFTGSVQIGKLIASQAGYKKTCLELGGNSPLIILNDADLDKAVTLAAEGSFRNSGQRCTAVKRILVQEGIVEEFTKRFVEKAKEYVSGDPEDSETRVGTVIDENAAIVLEERVKQAEKDGAKVLLGGGRRGALMEPTVIANVPRDTPMVAEESFGPLAPIITIKDLDDAIEYYNSGNFGLSSGIVTNDLQAALKAAKHLRTGTTNINEVPGYRIEKSPFGGIKDSGLGIKEGVNEAMKFMTTTKTFSFPWE, encoded by the coding sequence ATGAATTTACCAAGTTACATTGCTGGCGAGGCTGTGCATTCGGATCAGAAGTTGGAGGTTTATTATCCGTGGGACAATTCTCTGACCGGCACGGTCTCCAAGATTTCTCGTGCGGACCTGGAGAGAGCCATCACGACTGCTTTGGAGGGACAAAAGAATCCTCTTAGCCGCTATGACCGCCACGCCATTCTGCGCAAGGCTGCCCAGCTGATGGCTGAGAACCGTGAGGAGATGGCCAAGGTGATTTGTCGTGAGACTGGTCTCTGCATGCGTGAAACTCGCTATGAGACTGGACGTACTTCGGATGTCTTGGAGTTTGCCGCAGCCGCAGCATTGGAAGATGACGGGCAGGTGTTTTCCTGTGATATCTCGCCGCAAGGCAAGAACCGCAAGATCGTGACTTTTCGCCAGCCTCTGCAGCTGGTCAGTGCGATTACACCGTTCAACCATCCGCTAAATCAAGTGGCTCACAAAGTTGCTCCTGCGATTGCTGCCGGTGCACCGATGATTCTGAAGCCGTCCGAAAAGACACCACTCACAGCGATTCGCTTTGCCGAGATCATGTATGAGGCTGGCTTGCCAGGTTGGATGCTCAGTGTCTTTGTCGGTGATTTGGATGAGATCGTTCAGCCGATGATTACGGATGATCGTGTGGAGTTGGTCTCCTTTACTGGCTCTGTTCAGATTGGAAAACTGATCGCTAGTCAGGCCGGCTACAAGAAGACCTGCCTAGAGCTGGGCGGGAACTCTCCACTGATTATCCTGAATGATGCTGACCTTGATAAAGCTGTGACTTTGGCTGCTGAGGGTAGCTTCCGTAACTCAGGCCAACGCTGTACTGCGGTGAAGCGGATTCTTGTCCAGGAAGGCATTGTCGAAGAGTTTACCAAGCGTTTTGTAGAGAAAGCTAAAGAGTATGTATCTGGTGATCCAGAGGACTCTGAAACACGTGTTGGTACGGTCATCGATGAAAACGCGGCTATCGTGCTCGAGGAGCGCGTCAAGCAAGCGGAGAAAGATGGAGCTAAAGTCTTGTTAGGTGGTGGCCGCCGAGGAGCGTTGATGGAGCCAACTGTAATTGCCAATGTGCCCAGGGATACCCCTATGGTGGCAGAGGAGAGTTTCGGTCCATTGGCTCCAATCATCACAATAAAAGATCTGGATGATGCGATCGAGTACTACAACTCCGGCAATTTCGGACTGAGTTCGGGCATTGTAACGAATGATCTGCAGGCTGCGCTCAAGGCTGCTAAACATCTCCGCACAGGTACCACGAATATCAACGAAGTGCCTGGATACCGCATCGAGAAAAGCCCATTCGGCGGTATCAAGGATTCCGGTCTCGGTATCAAAGAGGGAGTCAATGAAGCTATGAAATTCATGACGACCACAAAGACCTTCTCCTTCCCCTGGGAGTAG
- a CDS encoding ABC1 kinase family protein, producing the protein MKEPQDQREQTSIPKHKIGRAASLAGAGVRVGVNYLKYYGKKKLTGKDEKDRFHELTAAETYSTFSKLKGGPLKLAQMLSMDRNLIPEQYVDEFSKAQYSAPPLSFPLVVNTFVKDVGKKPGELFDAFTHKAVAGASIGQVHRAEKDGKSYAVKVQYPGVADSLKSDLAIVKPIAMKLFQLDAKAIEPYLKEVEARLLEETDYELELRRSVELAKSSEELPGTRFPAYFPELSSKRILSMEWVEGYLLDVYANSTASQEEKTRIAQTLWDFYHHQIHGLRLFHADPHPGNFKVHEGELWVLDFGCVKELSNEFYRTYFQLLNPDVFRDEEKLKPVLYEVGLLLKSDSPHEVRKLMQVFQESIELLARPFVHGQFDFGDEAYFKELADFGERTRKDEELQQLNTSRGNADALYLNRTYFGLYNLVGSLGATVKTRMPDFSVFTA; encoded by the coding sequence ATGAAAGAGCCTCAAGATCAGAGAGAGCAGACATCCATTCCTAAGCACAAGATTGGTCGCGCGGCATCCCTCGCCGGAGCTGGAGTGCGAGTGGGGGTGAATTATCTGAAGTATTACGGGAAGAAGAAGCTGACGGGTAAGGATGAGAAAGACCGGTTTCACGAGCTTACCGCAGCCGAGACCTATTCTACCTTTTCCAAGCTCAAGGGTGGCCCGCTCAAATTGGCGCAGATGCTCAGCATGGACAGGAACCTGATTCCTGAGCAATACGTGGATGAGTTTTCCAAGGCGCAGTATTCTGCACCACCGTTGAGCTTCCCCTTGGTAGTGAATACGTTCGTGAAGGATGTTGGCAAAAAGCCGGGAGAGCTTTTTGATGCCTTCACGCACAAAGCCGTGGCGGGGGCTTCGATCGGGCAAGTTCACCGTGCCGAAAAGGATGGCAAGAGCTACGCGGTGAAAGTTCAGTATCCGGGCGTGGCAGATAGTCTGAAGTCCGACCTGGCGATTGTGAAGCCTATTGCCATGAAGCTCTTTCAGTTAGATGCCAAGGCGATCGAGCCTTACCTGAAAGAAGTGGAGGCAAGGCTGCTCGAGGAGACGGATTATGAGCTGGAGTTGAGGCGCAGCGTGGAGCTGGCCAAATCTTCTGAAGAGCTTCCTGGGACCCGGTTTCCAGCTTACTTCCCGGAGTTAAGTAGCAAGCGAATCCTGAGTATGGAATGGGTGGAGGGATATTTGTTAGATGTCTATGCAAATAGCACCGCTTCCCAGGAGGAGAAGACACGTATTGCTCAGACCTTATGGGATTTTTATCATCACCAAATCCATGGGCTGCGGCTATTCCATGCGGACCCGCATCCTGGTAACTTCAAGGTGCATGAGGGCGAGCTGTGGGTGCTGGACTTTGGCTGTGTGAAAGAGCTGAGCAACGAATTCTACCGGACGTATTTCCAGCTTTTGAATCCAGATGTGTTCAGGGATGAGGAGAAGCTGAAGCCTGTATTGTATGAGGTTGGCTTGCTGCTGAAAAGCGACAGCCCACATGAGGTGAGAAAATTAATGCAAGTCTTTCAGGAATCCATCGAGCTCTTGGCGAGACCCTTCGTTCACGGTCAGTTTGACTTTGGTGATGAGGCCTACTTCAAGGAATTGGCCGACTTTGGTGAGCGCACACGCAAGGATGAAGAACTACAACAGCTGAATACCTCACGAGGCAATGCAGACGCACTTTATTTAAACCGTACTTACTTTGGTCTCTATAATTTGGTGGGGAGCCTAGGAGCTACGGTGAAGACGCGGATGCCGGATTTCTCTGTCTTTACTGCGTAA
- the phnA gene encoding phosphonoacetate hydrolase gives MSTFHANNRSYSPPSRPIAVICIDGCADEYISESIAQGKMPRLEAMVKKGYRGMVRGALPSFTNVNNSAIVTGMPPAVTGICGNFFLNPETGEEVMMNSPEFRRCDTLLNAAADAGRKVAFITAKEKLRTVLGDGIVERGGIVFSSEKVNEAKKETHGVDNAEDIIGKPRPEIYSGDASIYVLEAGAALVEQGKADFLYLSLTDFMQHKYAPSDPESLEFYGQMDEQIGRLLDAGCIVAATADHGMNAKNDENGEPKVIYVQTLLQEKFGEGVKVICPITDPYVVHHGALGSLVMVHLDDLSQTDEIIDFLWRQDGITEVYNREMAALKLELAPDRIGDICVLSGRDVVVGKTPADHDLSVLKGGLRSHGGRYEEMVPLLLSEPLNDEYKKIAAADPRNFDVFAFACNGAL, from the coding sequence ATGTCTACATTCCACGCTAACAACCGTAGTTACTCTCCTCCAAGCCGCCCAATCGCAGTGATATGCATTGATGGTTGTGCCGATGAGTATATTTCAGAGTCTATTGCACAAGGTAAAATGCCTCGTCTAGAGGCCATGGTGAAAAAGGGATACCGCGGTATGGTTCGCGGAGCCCTTCCTTCATTCACTAACGTGAATAACTCCGCCATCGTCACTGGCATGCCGCCAGCTGTGACTGGCATCTGTGGCAATTTCTTCCTCAACCCGGAGACAGGTGAAGAAGTGATGATGAACTCTCCTGAGTTCCGCCGTTGTGATACGCTTTTGAATGCGGCTGCCGATGCCGGACGCAAGGTGGCTTTTATCACGGCCAAAGAAAAGCTACGTACCGTACTTGGTGATGGAATCGTTGAGCGTGGCGGTATCGTCTTCTCCTCTGAGAAGGTCAATGAAGCCAAGAAGGAGACTCATGGTGTGGATAATGCCGAGGACATCATCGGTAAGCCTAGACCAGAGATCTATTCTGGTGATGCTTCCATTTACGTGCTCGAGGCTGGTGCTGCTCTCGTGGAGCAGGGCAAAGCAGACTTCCTCTACCTTTCGCTGACAGATTTCATGCAGCACAAGTATGCGCCAAGTGATCCTGAATCTCTGGAGTTCTATGGGCAGATGGATGAACAAATTGGTCGTTTGCTGGATGCAGGTTGTATCGTCGCAGCTACTGCGGATCACGGGATGAATGCCAAGAACGATGAAAATGGTGAGCCTAAGGTCATCTACGTGCAGACACTGCTGCAGGAGAAATTTGGTGAGGGTGTGAAAGTGATCTGCCCGATCACAGACCCTTATGTGGTTCACCATGGAGCTTTGGGCTCATTGGTGATGGTGCATTTGGATGACCTTTCCCAGACTGATGAAATCATCGACTTCCTGTGGCGTCAGGACGGAATCACAGAAGTTTACAACCGTGAAATGGCTGCCTTGAAGCTTGAACTGGCACCTGATCGAATTGGAGATATCTGTGTTCTTTCTGGCCGTGATGTCGTCGTAGGTAAAACGCCAGCGGATCACGATCTGAGTGTTCTCAAGGGTGGTCTTCGTTCACACGGTGGTCGTTATGAAGAGATGGTGCCCTTACTGCTGTCGGAACCTTTGAATGATGAGTACAAGAAAATCGCCGCAGCGGATCCTCGAAACTTCGATGTGTTCGCCTTTGCTTGTAACGGTGCTCTCTAA
- a CDS encoding competence/damage-inducible protein A has translation MHIEVVNTGTELLLGTTLNSHGAWIGQRLMEQGLRVARQTTVPDGEPVKQALAEAIERSEVLIVTGGLGPTSDDLTREATAEAMGIELIEDEHALRVIEQFFANRGRPMAEGNRKQALTPCGAEVLPNPNGTAPGVYVPPRLGKGSPCAVFLLPGPPNELYPMYQAEVPHRLAALANLDADSGMHEMKFTGIGESDFHDGVDQKLHQIAGLEIGYCARPGELDLRLIGSPEAREKGRAIVLAEYADECISEGGRSLEETVVQLLTDQGLKLALAESCTGGLVASRVTDVPGASVVLTHGFVTYANEAKRDVLGVPQGFLENYGAVSEEVARAMAEGALHVSGADVAAAVTGIAGPGGGSEEKPVGTVWISVARRDSETITFKAFKPWGRDVFKMVVSQLVLDSVRRVAMNLPLA, from the coding sequence ATGCACATAGAGGTGGTCAATACGGGAACAGAGCTATTGCTGGGTACAACTTTGAACAGTCACGGAGCCTGGATCGGGCAACGCCTGATGGAGCAGGGACTGAGAGTTGCTAGGCAGACGACGGTTCCTGATGGCGAACCCGTGAAGCAAGCTCTAGCAGAAGCGATCGAGCGTAGTGAGGTGCTTATTGTTACCGGGGGGCTTGGTCCAACCAGTGACGACCTAACACGAGAGGCAACGGCTGAGGCAATGGGGATAGAGCTCATCGAGGACGAGCATGCCTTGCGTGTGATTGAGCAGTTTTTCGCCAATCGTGGCAGACCCATGGCAGAAGGTAACCGCAAACAGGCTTTGACTCCATGTGGAGCAGAGGTTTTACCGAATCCGAACGGCACTGCTCCAGGCGTTTATGTGCCTCCTCGTCTGGGTAAAGGTTCTCCCTGTGCTGTGTTTCTTCTGCCGGGACCTCCGAATGAACTGTATCCTATGTATCAGGCCGAAGTGCCTCATCGTCTGGCTGCCCTGGCCAACTTGGATGCTGACTCAGGCATGCATGAAATGAAATTCACTGGGATCGGTGAGAGTGATTTTCATGATGGTGTGGATCAGAAGTTGCATCAGATTGCGGGGCTTGAGATTGGTTACTGCGCTAGACCGGGAGAGCTGGATTTAAGATTGATTGGCAGTCCTGAAGCTCGTGAGAAAGGGCGTGCTATTGTGTTAGCTGAATATGCAGACGAGTGTATCAGCGAAGGAGGGAGAAGTCTGGAGGAGACCGTGGTGCAGCTGTTAACGGACCAAGGTCTCAAGTTGGCTTTAGCCGAGAGTTGTACCGGCGGGCTAGTAGCCAGTCGTGTGACTGATGTACCTGGAGCTTCTGTAGTGTTGACACATGGATTTGTGACCTATGCTAATGAGGCAAAACGAGATGTTCTTGGAGTGCCGCAGGGTTTCCTGGAGAATTATGGAGCGGTGAGTGAAGAGGTGGCCAGGGCCATGGCTGAAGGCGCTCTCCATGTTAGCGGGGCGGATGTGGCGGCGGCTGTTACTGGGATCGCAGGACCCGGCGGTGGCAGTGAAGAAAAGCCTGTGGGCACCGTCTGGATAAGTGTGGCACGTAGAGACTCTGAAACCATTACCTTCAAAGCCTTTAAGCCGTGGGGGAGAGACGTTTTTAAAATGGTGGTCAGTCAATTGGTTTTAGATTCGGTAAGAAGAGTGGCGATGAATCTCCCACTTGCTTGA
- a CDS encoding zinc-binding dehydrogenase translates to MKPYETHREVEIERVRMLFLGAHQPFKRESSQAKVSLFGSEVLVRMTLASVCGSDLHTYEGRRSSYLPSVLGHEGVGVVEAVGPEGDESMVGKRVTWTLTDTCGCCSACTDWDIPQKCESLFKYGHAELEGGSGLNGCFASHIVLREGTKIVELPEKLPDSYAVPANCALATMVAVVEEIPASVEKVLIQGGGLLGIYGVALLKARGVNQVVVTDPVPERLELAKEFGAEVLDANEMSGLEPQIFDAIIEVAGVSSVVPDGLRVLRPGGVYVFAGMVHEQTELDVLGVDIVKGCFKIIGVHNYGARHLEKAVQFLSEHQNDFPYDKLVSPALPLSKLDDAFALTLERKWHRVAVQPD, encoded by the coding sequence TTGAAACCCTACGAGACACACCGTGAAGTGGAGATTGAGCGCGTGCGTATGTTATTTCTTGGAGCGCATCAGCCATTTAAAAGGGAAAGTAGCCAAGCCAAAGTCAGTTTGTTTGGTTCTGAGGTGCTGGTGAGGATGACATTGGCCAGTGTGTGTGGTTCTGATTTGCATACCTATGAGGGGAGACGTTCGAGTTATTTACCCTCGGTTCTAGGGCACGAGGGGGTCGGCGTGGTTGAAGCGGTAGGGCCGGAGGGGGATGAAAGCATGGTCGGCAAACGCGTGACCTGGACCTTGACGGACACCTGTGGCTGTTGCTCAGCCTGTACGGATTGGGATATTCCCCAGAAGTGTGAATCTCTCTTTAAGTACGGACATGCTGAACTGGAGGGGGGAAGTGGCCTTAATGGGTGCTTTGCGAGTCACATCGTGCTCAGAGAAGGTACCAAAATTGTTGAGTTACCTGAGAAGCTACCAGACAGCTACGCGGTGCCCGCTAACTGCGCTCTGGCAACAATGGTTGCAGTGGTCGAAGAGATTCCAGCGTCAGTGGAAAAGGTGTTAATTCAGGGTGGGGGGCTGCTCGGCATTTATGGTGTGGCTCTGCTTAAGGCTCGTGGGGTCAATCAGGTAGTGGTGACGGACCCTGTGCCTGAACGTCTTGAGCTAGCCAAAGAATTTGGTGCTGAGGTGCTCGATGCGAATGAGATGTCTGGCTTGGAACCTCAAATTTTTGATGCAATTATTGAAGTTGCAGGTGTTTCGTCGGTAGTGCCAGATGGTTTGCGTGTACTTCGACCCGGAGGAGTCTACGTTTTTGCCGGCATGGTACATGAGCAAACGGAGCTGGATGTTCTCGGTGTGGACATCGTGAAAGGCTGCTTCAAGATCATCGGGGTGCACAACTATGGTGCGCGCCATCTCGAAAAGGCTGTCCAGTTCCTGTCAGAACATCAGAATGATTTTCCCTACGACAAGCTCGTGTCGCCAGCACTGCCTCTTTCAAAGCTAGATGACGCCTTTGCTCTAACCCTTGAGCGGAAATGGCACAGGGTTGCTGTCCAGCCAGATTGA